A genome region from Pleurocapsa minor HA4230-MV1 includes the following:
- the fni gene encoding type 2 isopentenyl-diphosphate Delta-isomerase, giving the protein MTNTQTRKADHLRICLEDDVQFRLTNGLEQYRFTHSCLPELNLSEVDLSTQFLGKTLKAPLLISSMTGGTEQAKMINSRLAVAAQQYGLAMGVGSQRIAVENPNVAHTFAMRSLAPDAMLFANLGAVQLNYTYGLEQCLRVVDILEADALILHLNPLQECIQPHGDTNFKGLLAKIKQLCKQVDVPVIAKEVGNGISQEMATKLIEAGVDVIDVAGAGGTSWAKVESERAENNLQRRLGETFADWGISTADCIVQIREQHPNLPLIASGGLRNGMEVAKAIALGADLAGLAFPFLQAASESQAAIDELIELLISELKTVLFCTGNANVTELKRSPSLIKAV; this is encoded by the coding sequence ATGACTAATACGCAAACTAGAAAAGCTGACCATCTGCGTATTTGTCTAGAAGATGACGTACAGTTTCGCCTAACCAACGGATTAGAGCAATATCGTTTTACTCACTCTTGCCTACCAGAGCTTAATTTAAGTGAAGTCGATCTCAGCACTCAGTTTCTGGGTAAGACTTTAAAAGCACCTCTATTGATTTCTTCGATGACAGGGGGAACAGAGCAAGCCAAAATGATCAACTCTCGTTTAGCAGTGGCAGCACAACAATATGGATTAGCGATGGGGGTAGGATCGCAACGTATTGCCGTGGAAAATCCGAATGTAGCCCATACTTTTGCTATGAGATCGCTGGCACCTGATGCTATGCTATTTGCTAATTTAGGGGCAGTACAGCTTAACTATACCTATGGTTTAGAACAGTGCTTGCGGGTAGTGGATATTTTAGAAGCCGATGCCCTAATTTTGCATCTCAATCCTCTTCAAGAATGTATCCAACCCCACGGCGATACGAATTTCAAAGGCTTACTCGCTAAAATTAAACAGTTATGTAAACAAGTAGATGTACCCGTAATTGCGAAAGAAGTAGGTAATGGTATTTCTCAAGAGATGGCAACCAAACTGATTGAGGCTGGGGTAGATGTCATTGACGTAGCTGGTGCTGGGGGAACATCCTGGGCGAAGGTAGAGAGTGAAAGAGCCGAAAATAATCTCCAGCGACGACTAGGGGAAACTTTTGCTGACTGGGGAATTTCTACCGCCGACTGCATTGTTCAAATTCGCGAGCAACATCCAAATTTACCTTTAATTGCTTCAGGAGGCTTACGCAACGGCATGGAAGTAGCCAAAGCGATCGCTTTAGGAGCAGATTTAGCAGGGTTGGCTTTTCCTTTCCTACAAGCAGCATCAGAGTCGCAAGCGGCTATTGATGAGTTGATTGAATTACTAATTAGCGAGCTTAAAACTGTTTTATTCTGTACTGGTAATGCTAATGTAACTGAATTAAAGCGATCGCCATCTTTAATAAAAGCCGTTTAG